GGGGAATGCCTTTTTTCGTTCATAGCGTTCGATGTATGAGTGGAGACCAAGTGAGCCATTGACTGTATGATGCAGGTAACGTCTGCGATTCCTAAGCTTCGCAAAGGGAGTTACTTCCCCAGTATTCTGGAACCCAGGAGAAAAGCTGAGAATGCGCTTCTATCGGTTGTTCAAGAGGCTTATGTGCATGGTGTAAGCACCCGCCAAGAGACGCCTGCACGTGAGCAAGCGTCTTTCGTTTAATCCCTCTGATACCATGATACACGGGAAATTTGGCCATATACTGTTGACCTACTGTTGTTTTCCTGTTGATTTTTTATCCTTGCAGTTCTAGACGTTCACACTACGCCAGCGACACGTAAAGCCTCTTCCTTACTGTCAACAAATTGTCCAGTAAACTTGCTCTCTCTTGCTACACGAGCGAGCTGACTTTTTGCCGTGGCGCTCCTTGCTGGTCTGACGACTACGATGTTTTTAAATCCAAAACTCATATAAAGTCCATAACTCTTTTAAAGAACCGGTAGAGTTTCAGGTTTCAAAAATCTTTAACTTTTCACCATCAATAATAAGGTGATACTTGAGGGGTGATTTTCGCAACATTACTTTTCAAATCATCTATGAAGGCCGCCCCGTCAGACTGAGTAAAACCTTCGAACACAATAGTAGATATGCTTCACCATCGTACGAAAGGGTCCTTGGGATATCCGCGAACTGGTACACAGGTAAACCAGGAATTGTTGTTGTACATCAGGCTGACCGGGAAAAAGTCGTATCTGCGTTTCAAAAAGCTGTTAGGTCGAAGAAAACGGTACAAGTGGAATACCTCAAACGTAATATTGCAAGAGACGACTACCTGGAGGTTGAATCTTTACTTATCTTATCCCAATTGCGGATACCGATGGACATGTAGAAAAGGTAATCTCAGTTTCCCGAGACATTACAGAACGTCAGGCTACAAGAAGACGTATGGAGTATTTAGCATACCACGACCCATTGACCGACTTACCTAATCGTCGACTCTTTAGGAAGCGTCTAAAAGAAGCAGTTTTAAATGCAAAACGTGAAGGGACCCAGCTAGCAGTTCTGTTTTTAGATTGCGATAAGTTCAAAACAATTAACGACACACTAGGACATGACGCAGGTGATGATGTTCTACAGTTTTTCGCGTACACACTTCAGGAGAGTGTCGTCGGCGTTGGGACAGTAGCCAGGCTTGCTGGAGACGAGTTTGCGGTTTTGCTGGAGGGGGTTTCCTCACAGGAGGACGCATTGATTGTAGCTGACCGAATTGTGAAAGCGGTTCGATCTCCCTGGGAATGGCACGGTCATACAACACAAGTAACAACGAGTATCGGTATTTTCTTTCTACCCGATTCACAAGGATATAAAAACACTATTAGTATCAGCTGACGGTGCCATGTATCAAGCAAAGAACAGCGGAGGGGATAAATACCATTTGATATCAAA
This is a stretch of genomic DNA from Alicyclobacillus dauci. It encodes these proteins:
- a CDS encoding GGDEF domain-containing protein, translated to MEYLAYHDPLTDLPNRRLFRKRLKEAVLNAKREGTQLAVLFLDCDKFKTINDTLGHDAGDDVLQFFAYTLQESVVGVGTVARLAGDEFAVLLEGVSSQEDALIVADRIVKAVRSPWEWHGHTTQVTTSIGIFFLPDSQGYKNTISIS
- a CDS encoding PAS domain-containing protein — its product is MRGDFRNITFQIIYEGRPVRLSKTFEHNSRYASPSYERVLGISANWYTGKPGIVVVHQADREKVVSAFQKAVRSKKTVQVEYLKRNIARDDYLEVESLLILSQLRIPMDM